One genomic window of Luteitalea pratensis includes the following:
- a CDS encoding translocation/assembly module TamB domain-containing protein, translating into MARGRRALRALAIVAVLLVGLLIVAAVLTQTAWFRERLRRLAVRQAEAAIEGRLEIGSIEGDLLHGVTLREVAVVQGDVRVVRVGRVQLTYGVGDLASTGRTVRQITIDQPVIEAIRTPQGWNVARLLKPRPPADPNKPRATFTLPEILVTNAVVTVREIGVAQTQAIPRRMEGLTFEGGIASSPREFSADIRRLTFRAGQPDLDLRSLAGRIVSVPNGWRFQTVTARTAESTLTVDGTLTRSPATSPWAFDLDVTGQPVSLPEISRFIPATAFELHPRLAVGVTGTVDALKLDVDVTQSEAGRAKGSLSIDTTAPIRGLAGHLTVADVNLAPIVKDPVAAGRITGDATFDLRFPSATAGFPVDGTYTFTGPRASGYGYEATNVKATGSLDGRNIRLDASANAYGGSASTKGTIARAGQGQRELTLDLAGRVAGVDLRNLPAALRIPTLEADLTGTYTVRGALSSVKADAVLDPSTVEGATLVDGTVGSFQRTSRGFTFGAAGTVAGLDLQRLGRRLKVPAMTDPRLSGVVNGTFDVAGEQRGREGVRVEASGTLTDTRVYEGYVPQMGFTATLDGNRLDVAAKGRAEDFELETVSETPAATGVLRGDVDVRVALPDVRAVSLDTVGVEGTVTLDTPTLFDVPFTTVGADLTLAGGLLTVRRLDGRGDGFTLTGNGAVGLGPDDVSDFRYRIEADSLVNPTKVADLPITGSATTEGRITGTRADFLVTGTMAGDQVAYSDTVAAGTVTAQYAVRVPDFDPERVDVQTSIDGQQVQVAGQVLSTVTGTIGYTTDLVRFDASGTDALRALAARGTLRLEDGGQRLTLEQAQVSREGVQWGLAPGTMARVTITPRQATVGELHLASGAQRLDLEGTVGLATDAESSLRVGANGVDIGDVLMLADQKIEADGVLTASATLGGTRERPLADGNLEITKGSIRKIDVQRLGGRVTFDGTLALIDLELVKDQYARLTARGVLPRTLLEGKSDEHVAATVADRLDVAIVSTPIDLAMAEGVSEYVTKLGGQAQMDVRVTGSGRDPHVEGAVFLTDGTFVVPMTGVTYKNIDAVLTFEEERVLISELGVETDNGDLLTVQGELGLSRQQARTVSMKMKGRDFRVLDNHYGVLDLDADVTISGTLLAPVIEGSLDVSDGRLELDEIVPEVANTNYATRAEYQGIPTARLRGAIVPDLLGAQDRAPELVAGTNTFNLGTAPVGSAVPPSGDGPNAPPPSPLGDPSTGAKAPAAGAPAANAAPPAAGGGNSPAAATPTSEEGVFAQTALNVQVQIPDNLIVRGTSIEAARASVGDLNATLGGDFRVAKTAGKPVVLLGTVNTVRGVYSYQGRRFDLVRDGQIHFRGAEEIDPRLDITAQRIIQGVEARVRIQGTARNPSLSLSSNPPLDEGDILALIVFNQPINQLATGQQSSLAEKAGGIAAGFVVSPLAEALGSTLDLDQFEVETTDPSGRVNPAVVIGQQVTQDLFLRFRQQFGNQQVSQFLLEYRLADFLRLQGNVAEGDGLTAGNRSLTQRIERYGMDLVFYFSF; encoded by the coding sequence ATGGCGCGCGGACGGCGGGCCTTGAGAGCCCTCGCGATCGTGGCGGTGCTGCTGGTGGGTCTGCTGATCGTGGCGGCGGTCCTCACGCAGACGGCGTGGTTCCGGGAACGGCTGCGGCGTCTCGCCGTGCGCCAGGCCGAGGCGGCGATCGAGGGAAGACTCGAGATCGGATCCATCGAAGGTGATCTCCTTCACGGCGTGACGCTGCGTGAGGTGGCCGTCGTGCAGGGTGACGTCCGCGTCGTCCGGGTTGGCCGCGTCCAACTGACCTATGGCGTTGGCGACCTTGCGTCTACCGGCCGCACTGTCCGCCAGATCACGATCGACCAGCCCGTGATCGAGGCCATCCGGACGCCGCAGGGTTGGAATGTCGCGCGACTGCTGAAGCCGCGCCCGCCTGCTGATCCGAACAAGCCGCGCGCCACGTTCACCTTGCCCGAGATTCTGGTGACCAACGCGGTCGTGACGGTGCGTGAGATCGGTGTCGCGCAGACGCAGGCCATTCCGCGACGGATGGAGGGGCTGACGTTCGAGGGCGGCATCGCGAGCAGCCCGCGCGAGTTCAGCGCCGACATCCGTCGGCTCACTTTTCGGGCTGGGCAGCCCGACCTCGATCTGCGATCGCTGGCGGGACGGATCGTCAGCGTGCCCAACGGCTGGCGCTTCCAGACCGTGACGGCTCGGACCGCCGAGTCCACACTGACAGTGGATGGCACCCTGACGCGTTCGCCGGCGACGTCACCCTGGGCCTTCGACCTCGACGTCACCGGGCAGCCGGTGTCGTTGCCCGAGATCTCGCGGTTCATCCCAGCGACAGCCTTCGAGCTCCATCCTCGTCTCGCCGTCGGCGTGACCGGCACGGTCGACGCGCTGAAACTGGACGTCGACGTCACGCAGTCGGAAGCCGGCCGGGCCAAGGGCAGCCTCTCGATCGATACGACGGCGCCGATCCGCGGGCTCGCGGGCCACCTCACGGTCGCCGACGTCAACCTTGCCCCGATCGTGAAGGATCCGGTTGCGGCCGGCCGCATCACGGGCGATGCCACGTTCGACCTGCGGTTCCCCTCGGCAACCGCCGGGTTTCCCGTCGACGGCACCTACACTTTCACGGGGCCGCGTGCCAGTGGGTACGGCTACGAGGCGACCAACGTCAAGGCGACCGGCTCGCTCGACGGGCGCAACATCAGGCTCGATGCGTCAGCGAACGCCTACGGAGGCAGTGCGTCGACCAAAGGGACCATCGCTCGTGCCGGCCAGGGGCAGCGCGAGCTGACACTCGATCTTGCCGGACGGGTCGCCGGCGTCGACCTGCGGAACCTGCCCGCCGCGTTGCGGATTCCGACGCTGGAGGCCGACCTGACGGGCACCTATACCGTCCGCGGCGCACTGTCATCGGTGAAGGCCGACGCCGTGCTCGACCCCTCGACCGTCGAAGGCGCGACGCTCGTGGATGGGACAGTAGGCTCCTTCCAGCGCACGTCGCGCGGCTTCACCTTCGGCGCAGCCGGGACGGTGGCTGGACTGGACCTGCAGCGACTCGGTCGGCGCCTGAAAGTCCCCGCGATGACCGATCCGAGGCTGTCCGGCGTGGTCAACGGGACCTTCGATGTCGCGGGAGAACAGCGCGGGCGCGAGGGCGTGCGCGTCGAGGCGAGCGGTACGCTCACCGACACCCGCGTGTACGAGGGCTACGTGCCGCAGATGGGCTTCACCGCGACGCTCGACGGTAACCGCCTCGACGTGGCCGCGAAAGGCCGGGCGGAGGACTTCGAGCTGGAGACGGTCTCGGAAACCCCCGCGGCGACCGGGGTGCTGCGTGGCGACGTCGATGTCCGCGTCGCTCTCCCCGACGTCCGCGCCGTCTCGCTCGACACGGTAGGCGTCGAGGGAACGGTGACGCTCGACACGCCGACGCTGTTCGATGTGCCCTTCACCACCGTCGGCGCCGACCTCACACTCGCCGGCGGCTTGCTCACGGTGCGACGACTCGACGGCCGCGGCGATGGCTTCACGCTGACCGGCAATGGCGCCGTCGGCCTTGGCCCCGACGATGTGTCCGATTTCCGGTATCGCATCGAGGCCGACTCGTTGGTGAACCCGACCAAGGTCGCTGATCTTCCGATCACCGGATCGGCCACCACCGAAGGCCGGATCACCGGCACCCGTGCGGACTTCCTCGTCACCGGGACGATGGCCGGCGACCAGGTGGCCTACAGCGACACCGTGGCGGCCGGCACGGTCACGGCGCAGTACGCCGTCCGCGTGCCCGATTTCGATCCGGAGCGCGTCGACGTGCAGACGTCCATCGACGGGCAGCAGGTCCAGGTGGCGGGACAGGTGCTGTCGACGGTTACCGGCACCATCGGGTATACCACCGACCTCGTGCGCTTCGACGCCTCCGGCACGGACGCCTTGCGTGCACTCGCCGCGCGCGGGACGTTGCGGCTCGAGGACGGCGGGCAGCGGCTCACGCTCGAACAGGCGCAGGTCTCGCGCGAGGGCGTGCAGTGGGGGCTGGCGCCCGGCACCATGGCGCGGGTCACGATCACGCCACGGCAGGCCACGGTCGGCGAACTGCACCTGGCCAGTGGCGCGCAGCGCCTCGATCTGGAGGGCACCGTCGGCCTCGCGACCGATGCCGAGTCGTCCCTGCGCGTCGGGGCCAACGGCGTCGACATCGGTGACGTGCTCATGCTGGCTGATCAGAAGATCGAGGCCGATGGCGTACTGACGGCGTCGGCGACACTCGGCGGCACGCGCGAACGGCCTCTCGCCGACGGCAATCTCGAGATCACGAAGGGGAGCATCCGCAAGATCGACGTCCAGCGCCTCGGCGGCCGTGTCACCTTCGATGGCACGCTCGCGCTCATCGACCTCGAACTCGTGAAGGACCAGTACGCGCGGCTGACCGCGAGGGGGGTGTTGCCGCGCACGCTGCTCGAGGGCAAATCCGACGAGCATGTGGCGGCCACTGTTGCCGATCGCCTCGACGTCGCCATCGTCTCGACGCCGATCGACCTTGCGATGGCCGAAGGGGTCAGCGAGTACGTCACCAAACTGGGCGGGCAGGCACAGATGGACGTGCGCGTGACCGGGTCCGGCCGCGACCCGCACGTGGAAGGGGCGGTGTTCCTGACCGACGGCACCTTCGTTGTCCCGATGACGGGCGTGACTTACAAGAACATCGACGCGGTGTTGACCTTCGAGGAGGAGCGCGTCCTCATCTCGGAACTCGGCGTCGAGACCGACAACGGGGACCTGTTGACGGTGCAGGGCGAGTTGGGCCTGAGCCGGCAGCAGGCGCGCACCGTGAGCATGAAGATGAAGGGCAGGGACTTCCGCGTGCTGGACAACCACTACGGGGTCCTCGACCTGGACGCGGACGTGACGATCTCGGGGACGCTGCTGGCGCCGGTCATCGAAGGCAGCCTCGATGTGTCCGACGGCCGTCTCGAACTGGACGAGATCGTCCCGGAGGTCGCCAACACCAACTACGCGACCCGGGCGGAGTACCAGGGCATCCCGACGGCGCGCCTGCGTGGCGCGATTGTGCCGGATCTGCTGGGCGCGCAGGACCGCGCGCCCGAACTCGTGGCCGGCACGAACACCTTCAACCTCGGTACGGCACCGGTCGGCAGCGCCGTGCCTCCATCCGGCGATGGTCCGAACGCGCCGCCGCCGTCGCCGCTGGGAGATCCGTCCACGGGAGCGAAGGCGCCTGCTGCTGGTGCACCCGCGGCAAACGCCGCCCCCCCGGCCGCTGGTGGCGGCAACAGTCCGGCGGCGGCCACACCGACCTCTGAGGAGGGTGTCTTCGCGCAAACCGCACTCAACGTCCAGGTGCAGATCCCGGACAACCTGATCGTCCGTGGGACGAGCATCGAGGCCGCGCGCGCGTCGGTCGGCGACCTGAACGCGACGCTCGGCGGCGATTTCCGCGTCGCCAAGACGGCCGGCAAGCCAGTCGTCCTGCTCGGCACCGTCAACACCGTCCGGGGCGTGTACTCGTACCAGGGCCGCCGCTTCGACCTGGTGCGTGACGGACAGATCCACTTTCGCGGCGCGGAGGAGATCGATCCGCGGCTGGACATCACCGCGCAGCGCATCATCCAGGGCGTCGAGGCACGCGTGCGCATTCAGGGGACCGCCCGCAATCCGTCGCTGTCGTTGTCCTCGAACCCGCCCCTCGACGAGGGCGACATCCTTGCACTTATCGTCTTCAACCAGCCAATCAACCAGCTGGCGACAGGGCAGCAGAGTTCCCTTGCCGAGAAGGCCGGAGGCATTGCCGCGGGGTTTGTCGTCTCGCCGCTGGCCGAGGCTCTCGGGAGCACGCTGGACCTCGACCAGTTCGAAGTGGAGACCACCGATCCCAGCGGCCGCGTCAACCCGGCGGTGGTCATCGGGCAGCAGGTCACCCAAGACTTGTTCCTGCGGTTCCGCCAGCAGTTCGGCAACCAGCAGGTCTCGCAATTCCTGCTCGAATACCGCCTCGCCGATTTCCTCAGGCTGCAGGGCAACGTCGCGGAGGGTGACGGACTCACGGCGGGCAACAGGTCGCTCACCCAGCGCATCGAGCGCTACGGCATGGACCTGGTCTTCTACTTCTCGTTCTGA
- a CDS encoding efflux RND transporter periplasmic adaptor subunit yields MTIRKGHRRIAVATIVLAAVAVGGWQALGGGATALDTETVEVTRGTFLDRATIRGEIKALRSQSLTAPSDAGDLRILEMAANGSSVKKGDLVIAFDATALKQRFDEKQSDLRASHAEISKADAEGRLKLEEVTTGRVTAEFDVERAKLDVKVGELQSRFDEQKARLGLSDKEQKLRETDTVLSSGREVTKATVGSLEGKLERAQAEVGRTSRGLQALVIRAPTDGVMVVLENWRAGQFGQGNRPFQVGDAAWAGAQIAELPDLASARMTAMVDEVDRSRLSVGQEATVRVDALSDSELTARIVSIGTIAKLDFSGGWPPKRGFELVLDLTRAEARLRPGMSAVARVGVGRHDNQILVPSRGLFAHGGRPIAYVVTPRGIEPRYVSVAYRNDDVTAVASGLAPGERVAVTAPPDADQLLAAIGGGTE; encoded by the coding sequence TTCGCAAGGGGCACCGTCGGATCGCCGTGGCGACCATCGTGCTGGCGGCCGTCGCCGTCGGTGGCTGGCAGGCGCTCGGCGGCGGCGCGACCGCGCTCGACACGGAGACCGTCGAGGTCACGCGAGGCACGTTCCTGGATCGAGCCACCATCCGGGGCGAGATCAAAGCCCTGCGCTCCCAGTCGTTGACCGCGCCGTCCGATGCCGGCGACCTGCGCATCCTGGAAATGGCGGCCAACGGCTCCAGCGTCAAGAAGGGCGATCTCGTCATCGCCTTCGACGCCACGGCGCTGAAACAGCGGTTCGACGAGAAGCAGTCGGACCTGCGCGCCTCGCATGCGGAGATCAGCAAGGCCGACGCCGAAGGACGCCTGAAGCTCGAGGAGGTCACGACGGGCCGTGTGACTGCGGAATTCGACGTCGAGCGCGCCAAGCTCGATGTCAAGGTCGGCGAACTCCAGTCGCGCTTCGACGAGCAGAAGGCACGCCTCGGTCTCTCGGATAAGGAGCAGAAGCTGCGCGAGACCGACACCGTGCTGTCGAGCGGCCGGGAAGTCACCAAGGCCACGGTCGGCAGCCTCGAGGGCAAGCTCGAACGTGCCCAGGCGGAAGTCGGACGGACGTCGCGTGGTCTGCAGGCGCTCGTGATCCGCGCGCCCACTGATGGCGTCATGGTCGTGCTCGAAAACTGGCGAGCGGGCCAGTTCGGCCAGGGCAACCGGCCGTTCCAGGTCGGCGACGCCGCCTGGGCGGGCGCGCAGATTGCCGAACTGCCTGATCTTGCCTCCGCGCGCATGACCGCGATGGTCGACGAAGTGGATCGCAGCCGCCTGTCAGTCGGCCAGGAAGCCACCGTGCGCGTGGACGCCCTGAGCGACTCGGAACTGACCGCGCGCATCGTCTCGATCGGCACGATTGCGAAGCTGGACTTCTCTGGCGGCTGGCCGCCCAAGCGAGGCTTCGAACTGGTGCTCGACCTCACGCGTGCCGAGGCGCGCCTGCGGCCAGGCATGAGTGCCGTGGCCCGCGTCGGCGTGGGGCGTCACGACAACCAGATCCTGGTGCCCTCGCGGGGCTTGTTCGCCCATGGCGGCCGCCCCATCGCCTACGTCGTCACGCCGCGGGGCATCGAACCGCGATACGTCAGCGTGGCCTACCGTAACGACGACGTGACGGCCGTGGCCTCGGGACTCGCGCCCGGCGAACGGGTCGCGGTCACCGCGCCGCCCGACGCCGACCAGTTGCTCGCTGCCATCGGGGGCGGCACGGAATGA
- a CDS encoding ABC transporter permease gives MHAAVFTGLDALRANPLRTLLSTIGVVMGAASLAAVLSLGDGAESFARERIAFEGLQRITLEARTDDLFDGHRVPRSRYPIFTAADAQRVAAVLPGTEVRLEVTGTALTGCASGTSCVEFPSSPGTALHAVRLRGLWLAGVVPPTDMAAGRWFSADELRTAARVAILTPKTAATLLQGNGGAAAVGRVITLGRASYRVIGLVADPPGARTLSAVVPLDTAEDALVTVPLPRARSLSVTVSQVEAAPETRSRLERLANGRADWRDQVRVVAHGPERLAQVTQGILVMKLLLGAFTSISLLVGGIGIMNVLLASVAERTREIGIRKAVGARRRDILTQFLTESVAISATGSVIGVIVGLAGAYATTAIIRSRTEALIHASVSPSTLIISALAALIVGLVFGTYPAIRAARLSPIDAIVRE, from the coding sequence GTGCATGCCGCTGTCTTTACCGGACTCGATGCGCTCCGCGCCAATCCGCTCAGGACCCTGCTCTCGACCATTGGCGTGGTGATGGGTGCGGCGTCGCTCGCGGCGGTCTTGTCGCTTGGCGACGGGGCCGAGTCCTTTGCACGCGAACGGATCGCGTTCGAGGGCCTGCAACGCATCACCCTGGAGGCCCGGACCGACGATCTGTTCGACGGTCACCGCGTGCCTCGCAGCCGCTACCCCATCTTCACCGCCGCCGATGCCCAGCGCGTGGCCGCTGTCCTGCCCGGCACGGAGGTTCGCCTCGAGGTCACGGGCACGGCCCTGACCGGGTGCGCGTCCGGCACGAGTTGCGTCGAGTTCCCTTCCTCACCCGGGACCGCGTTGCACGCCGTCCGGTTGCGGGGGCTCTGGCTGGCCGGCGTCGTCCCGCCGACCGACATGGCGGCTGGGCGCTGGTTCAGCGCCGACGAACTTCGCACCGCCGCCAGGGTCGCCATCCTGACGCCGAAGACCGCGGCGACGTTGCTGCAAGGCAATGGCGGGGCGGCAGCGGTCGGCAGGGTGATCACGCTGGGCCGCGCGTCCTACCGGGTGATCGGCCTCGTGGCGGATCCGCCTGGTGCCCGGACCCTGTCGGCCGTCGTGCCGCTCGACACGGCAGAGGACGCGCTCGTCACGGTACCGCTGCCCCGAGCTCGATCCCTCAGCGTGACCGTCAGCCAGGTCGAGGCGGCACCTGAAACCAGAAGTCGCCTCGAGCGCCTCGCGAACGGCCGGGCCGACTGGCGCGATCAGGTCCGCGTCGTCGCGCACGGCCCCGAGCGGCTGGCGCAGGTCACCCAGGGCATCCTCGTGATGAAGTTGCTGCTCGGCGCGTTCACGTCCATCTCGCTGCTCGTCGGCGGGATCGGGATCATGAACGTGCTGTTGGCGTCGGTGGCTGAGCGCACGCGCGAGATCGGGATCCGCAAGGCCGTCGGTGCCAGGCGGCGTGACATCCTCACCCAGTTCCTGACCGAGTCGGTGGCGATCTCCGCAACCGGCAGCGTGATTGGCGTGATCGTGGGCCTCGCTGGCGCGTATGCGACCACCGCCATCATCCGATCACGGACCGAAGCCCTCATCCACGCGTCAGTCAGTCCGAGCACGTTGATCATCAGCGCGCTCGCTGCCCTCATCGTCGGCCTGGTCTTCGGCACGTATCCGGCGATTCGCGCCGCTCGCCTCTCCCCGATCGACGCCATCGTCCGCGAGTAG
- a CDS encoding ABC transporter permease codes for MNAPASRPRRTHIWTSRLGPDVRMGLENLLAHKLRSLLTMLGMICGVAAVVAMLSIGAGAQQQVMAFIENLGVRNLIVEAREATDWQTLNKMRAISPGLTFNDMRLVQANVPAISAISPRKRFTPTALLPRPGRDIPVVFGVATEYQSIAGLVISEGRFFDANESRSAAPVAVLGDGIADALFPGAAALGKHVKVNEQWLRVIGVTRPQMAAPRGTSGLPADDRNNLIYVPVWTAILRLEDNTSGFKDEIDGLFVQVTSSEASPSAAQAIRGLLDETHRRSPDYSLVVPAELLAEQRRTQRIFQMVMVAIASISLLVGGIGIMNIMLASVLERTREIGVRRAVGATQAEVVRQFLIEATIISGLGGLLGVVVGVLISRLVAFFAGWTTVITPFSVVLAFTVSVTVGLLFGVYPARKAARLDPVKALHYE; via the coding sequence ATGAACGCGCCAGCCTCGCGGCCTCGCCGCACGCATATCTGGACGTCGCGGCTCGGGCCCGATGTCCGCATGGGCCTCGAGAACCTGCTCGCGCACAAGCTGCGGTCGCTCCTGACGATGCTGGGGATGATCTGCGGCGTCGCGGCGGTCGTCGCCATGCTGTCGATTGGCGCCGGCGCACAACAGCAGGTCATGGCGTTCATCGAGAACCTCGGCGTCCGCAACCTGATCGTCGAGGCGCGTGAGGCCACCGACTGGCAGACGCTGAACAAGATGCGCGCGATTTCGCCAGGGTTGACGTTCAACGACATGCGCCTCGTCCAGGCAAACGTCCCGGCGATCTCGGCCATCTCTCCCCGGAAGCGGTTCACGCCCACGGCGTTGCTGCCCCGGCCTGGCCGGGACATCCCGGTCGTGTTCGGCGTCGCGACCGAGTACCAGTCGATCGCCGGCCTGGTCATCTCCGAAGGCCGCTTCTTCGACGCCAACGAGTCGCGCAGCGCAGCGCCGGTGGCGGTCCTGGGCGACGGCATCGCCGACGCCCTGTTTCCCGGCGCGGCAGCCCTGGGCAAGCACGTCAAGGTCAACGAACAGTGGCTCCGTGTCATCGGCGTGACGCGGCCGCAGATGGCGGCGCCACGCGGTACGTCCGGCCTGCCCGCCGACGACAGGAACAACCTGATCTACGTGCCGGTGTGGACGGCCATCCTGCGGCTCGAGGACAACACCAGCGGCTTCAAGGACGAGATCGACGGGCTGTTCGTCCAGGTCACGTCGTCCGAGGCGTCGCCGAGCGCAGCCCAGGCCATCCGCGGGTTGCTCGATGAAACGCATCGCCGCTCTCCGGACTACAGCTTGGTCGTGCCGGCCGAACTGCTGGCCGAGCAGCGGCGCACCCAGCGCATCTTCCAGATGGTGATGGTCGCCATTGCCTCGATTTCGTTGCTCGTGGGCGGCATTGGCATCATGAACATCATGCTCGCCAGCGTCCTCGAGCGGACGCGGGAGATCGGTGTCCGCCGTGCGGTGGGGGCAACGCAGGCCGAGGTCGTACGTCAGTTCCTGATCGAAGCCACGATCATCTCCGGCCTGGGCGGGCTGCTGGGTGTGGTCGTCGGCGTATTGATCTCTCGCCTGGTCGCGTTCTTCGCCGGGTGGACGACCGTCATCACGCCGTTCTCTGTGGTGCTGGCCTTCACCGTCTCGGTCACCGTGGGACTGCTCTTCGGCGTCTACCCGGCCCGCAAGGCGGCGCGACTCGACCCGGTCAAGGCGCTCCACTACGAGTAG
- a CDS encoding YciI family protein, protein MAKYLLLLRDTGTYPDMSPEAMQAVLQRYIDWTTGLATRGVLVDASKLYDGAGRIVRGGRPQPVVTDGPYVEGKEVIGGYYVVQAASYEDTVALSSDCPHLDFGSIEIRELEAMGGEQS, encoded by the coding sequence ATGGCCAAGTACCTGCTGCTGTTGCGCGACACCGGCACCTATCCCGACATGAGCCCCGAGGCGATGCAGGCCGTGCTCCAGCGCTACATCGACTGGACGACCGGTCTCGCGACCCGCGGCGTGCTCGTGGACGCAAGCAAGCTGTACGACGGCGCTGGCCGCATCGTCCGCGGCGGACGGCCGCAGCCGGTCGTCACCGACGGGCCGTACGTGGAGGGCAAGGAGGTCATCGGCGGCTACTACGTCGTCCAGGCCGCGTCGTATGAGGACACCGTGGCCTTGTCCTCCGATTGTCCGCACCTGGATTTCGGCTCGATCGAGATCCGCGAACTCGAGGCCATGGGTGGCGAGCAGTCCTGA
- a CDS encoding efflux RND transporter periplasmic adaptor subunit, producing MTTFARDALIVLAAAVAACGCGTASGREEMPTTKVERSDVSSDVHTAGEFVATRSQLITAPAVGGNLRLVQLSPTGTRVTADEVVMRFDTAEQEFALETSESEVEEAGLELQKLDADRAVQAAQDEVNLLKARFDVRKAELDVTTNELLAEVDARKNELTLDESRRKLAQIEEDVRSRARTSEAARAVADEKRQKAILARDRARHAIEQMTIRAPFAGVVAVRQNMDASGGFGYPGMSLPDYREGDSVQPGRPVLQVLDPTAIQVRARVAESLATTVKANQKAEVLIDGSARAPMPATVLAVSGMADRGPFWRASTQREFDVTFAMPALPEGIEAGRTARIRIEGTPLRNALSLPRQAVFDRDGTPTVFLQQDGRYVPTKVKVVARTQSRVVVDGLAEGALVALRDPAVIDDDAPAAAAPPAAGGAR from the coding sequence ATGACCACGTTCGCGCGCGACGCGCTGATCGTTCTCGCCGCCGCCGTCGCGGCCTGCGGGTGCGGCACCGCCTCCGGACGTGAGGAGATGCCCACCACGAAGGTCGAACGAAGCGACGTGAGCTCCGACGTCCACACCGCAGGCGAGTTCGTCGCGACGCGCTCGCAACTGATCACGGCCCCGGCCGTCGGCGGCAACCTCCGCCTCGTGCAGCTGTCGCCGACCGGAACCCGAGTCACCGCCGACGAAGTGGTGATGCGGTTCGACACGGCCGAGCAGGAATTCGCACTCGAGACGAGCGAGAGCGAGGTCGAAGAGGCCGGGCTCGAACTCCAGAAGCTCGACGCCGATCGCGCCGTGCAGGCCGCGCAGGACGAGGTCAACCTGCTGAAGGCGCGGTTCGACGTGCGCAAGGCTGAACTCGACGTCACGACGAACGAATTGCTGGCCGAGGTCGACGCGCGCAAGAACGAGCTGACGCTCGACGAATCCCGTCGCAAGCTGGCGCAGATCGAAGAGGACGTCCGCTCACGCGCCAGGACGAGCGAGGCCGCGCGGGCTGTCGCCGACGAAAAGCGGCAGAAGGCGATCCTTGCGCGCGATCGCGCCCGCCATGCCATCGAACAGATGACCATCCGTGCGCCCTTTGCCGGCGTCGTCGCGGTGCGGCAGAACATGGATGCGTCCGGAGGCTTCGGGTACCCCGGCATGTCCCTCCCCGACTATCGCGAGGGAGACAGCGTGCAGCCCGGACGTCCCGTGCTGCAGGTGCTGGATCCCACGGCGATTCAGGTGCGGGCCAGGGTGGCCGAGTCGCTCGCCACCACCGTGAAGGCCAATCAGAAGGCGGAAGTCCTGATCGACGGCAGCGCACGGGCCCCGATGCCCGCGACCGTACTCGCCGTGTCCGGCATGGCCGATCGCGGTCCGTTCTGGCGGGCCAGCACCCAGCGCGAGTTCGACGTGACCTTTGCGATGCCGGCACTGCCCGAAGGCATCGAGGCCGGCCGCACTGCGCGCATCCGCATCGAGGGCACACCGCTCCGCAACGCCCTGTCCCTGCCGCGGCAGGCCGTGTTCGATCGGGACGGTACGCCGACGGTGTTCCTCCAGCAGGACGGGCGCTACGTGCCGACCAAGGTCAAGGTGGTGGCGCGGACACAGTCGCGCGTGGTCGTCGATGGACTGGCGGAAGGCGCCCTTGTCGCGCTCCGCGATCCCGCCGTGATCGATGACGATGCACCGGCGGCAGCAGCGCCGCCGGCCGCAGGAGGTGCGCGATGA